A single region of the Vulgatibacter sp. genome encodes:
- a CDS encoding NfeD family protein, whose protein sequence is MPRPASHSPAPVRALLVLAIFAAALAAAGPLRAQESRGDASGELPERRRPAVGRCTLTGTVDAGSAAYLQDCVVDAEVAGYDALLVRIDTPGGALESTRAIVRSFLGAEVPVLVWVGPSGARAGSAGVFVTLAANAAGMAPGTNIGAAHPVVGPTGQDPEEAGGKAMGEKVLNDTIAFVESIAQQRGRNVEWAVKAVRESASVPAERAVELNVVDVVAPTEEAFLAAVDGRTVELPSGEVVLRTANARIVELEPSLGQRLVHWLANPSIAYLLFVLGGLGLAIELSNPGMIVPGLLGAICIILALVAFSALPVQAGAIALMLVGIGLIVAELFVASGLLGVGGMVLLVLGGVLLVDDVDFEWFVEPSFGISLGFLIPTVVVLGAGAVYLLVRAAEARTIPQLGGDVGLLGERGRALSAIGPGGGEVFVHGERWRAISVRPIAAGAPVAVRNVDGLTLTVEEIV, encoded by the coding sequence GTGCCGCGGCCCGCCTCCCATTCGCCCGCTCCCGTCCGTGCGCTGCTGGTGCTCGCGATCTTCGCGGCGGCCCTCGCCGCCGCTGGTCCCCTGCGTGCCCAGGAGTCGCGAGGAGACGCGTCGGGAGAGCTCCCTGAGCGCCGCCGACCGGCGGTGGGTCGCTGCACCCTCACCGGGACGGTGGACGCTGGCTCCGCGGCCTACCTGCAGGACTGCGTCGTGGACGCAGAGGTCGCGGGATACGACGCCCTTCTCGTCCGCATCGACACGCCGGGCGGCGCCCTCGAATCGACCCGTGCGATCGTCCGCTCCTTTCTCGGCGCGGAGGTCCCGGTGCTGGTCTGGGTCGGGCCCTCCGGTGCCCGGGCCGGGTCTGCAGGGGTCTTCGTCACCCTCGCCGCCAACGCTGCGGGCATGGCGCCGGGAACCAACATCGGCGCTGCCCATCCCGTCGTCGGCCCCACCGGACAGGATCCGGAGGAGGCCGGCGGCAAGGCGATGGGGGAGAAGGTGCTCAACGACACCATCGCCTTCGTGGAATCGATCGCCCAGCAGCGTGGCCGCAACGTCGAATGGGCGGTGAAGGCGGTGCGCGAGAGCGCGAGCGTTCCTGCCGAGCGAGCGGTCGAGCTCAATGTCGTGGACGTGGTGGCTCCGACCGAGGAAGCCTTCCTCGCCGCGGTCGACGGCAGGACGGTCGAGCTTCCTTCCGGCGAGGTCGTCCTGCGTACCGCGAACGCACGGATCGTCGAACTCGAGCCATCCCTGGGCCAGCGCCTCGTCCACTGGCTCGCCAATCCCTCCATCGCCTATCTGCTCTTCGTCCTCGGCGGGCTCGGGCTCGCCATCGAGCTCTCCAACCCCGGGATGATCGTGCCGGGGCTGCTCGGCGCGATCTGCATCATCCTCGCCCTCGTCGCCTTCTCGGCGCTGCCGGTGCAGGCGGGCGCGATCGCGCTGATGCTGGTGGGGATCGGGCTCATCGTCGCCGAGCTCTTCGTGGCCAGCGGCCTGCTCGGCGTGGGCGGCATGGTGCTGCTGGTGCTCGGCGGGGTCCTGCTGGTCGACGACGTCGACTTCGAGTGGTTCGTCGAACCCTCCTTCGGCATCTCGCTCGGCTTCCTGATCCCCACCGTCGTCGTCCTCGGCGCCGGTGCGGTCTACCTGCTCGTCCGGGCTGCCGAGGCGCGGACGATCCCGCAGCTCGGCGGCGACGTCGGCCTGCTCGGTGAGCGGGGCAGGGCGCTCTCGGCGATCGGCCCCGGTGGCGGCGAAGTCTTCGTACACGGCGAGCGGTGGCGGGCGATTTCCGTCCGACCCATCGCTGCAGGCGCCCCGGTAGCGGTGCGCAACGTCGACGGTCTCACCCTGACCGTCGAGGAGATCGTCTGA
- a CDS encoding uracil-DNA glycosylase → MGEVRDPAAELAEVARELRRHVRWAQGRGETQAPLAGPGASELPVAVEIPPVARPGGADGLSLVRTELGDCRRCKLCEGRSNLVFGAGDPHADLVFVGEGPGAEEDEQGEPFVGKPGQLLTRMIEAMGLRREQVYICNVVKCRPPGNRSPEPEEIAACEPFLQAQLAALRPKAIVALGEFAAQTLLREQTPITRLRGTWRVYEGIPLMPTFHPAYLLRSPAEKAKAWDDLKLVMARLGMEPPARR, encoded by the coding sequence ATGGGCGAGGTACGCGATCCCGCTGCGGAGCTGGCCGAGGTGGCGCGGGAGCTGCGGCGGCACGTGCGCTGGGCGCAGGGCCGTGGCGAGACCCAGGCGCCCCTGGCTGGGCCCGGGGCGAGCGAGCTGCCGGTTGCCGTGGAGATCCCGCCGGTGGCTCGTCCCGGCGGCGCCGACGGCCTCTCGCTCGTGCGGACCGAGCTCGGCGATTGCCGCCGGTGCAAGCTGTGCGAGGGCCGCAGCAACCTCGTCTTCGGCGCGGGCGACCCCCATGCTGATCTCGTCTTCGTCGGCGAGGGCCCCGGCGCGGAGGAGGACGAGCAGGGCGAGCCCTTCGTCGGCAAGCCGGGCCAGCTGCTCACCCGGATGATCGAGGCGATGGGCCTGCGCCGCGAGCAGGTCTACATCTGCAACGTGGTGAAGTGCCGGCCACCCGGAAACAGGAGCCCCGAGCCGGAGGAGATCGCCGCCTGCGAACCCTTCCTGCAGGCGCAGCTCGCAGCGCTGCGGCCGAAGGCGATCGTTGCCCTCGGCGAGTTCGCGGCGCAGACGCTCCTGCGGGAGCAGACGCCCATCACCCGTCTTCGCGGCACCTGGCGCGTGTACGAGGGGATCCCGCTGATGCCGACCTTCCACCCGGCCTACCTGCTCCGCAGCCCCGCGGAGAAGGCGAAGGCGTGGGACGATCTGAAGCTGGTGATGGCCCGCCTCGGAATGGAGCCGCCGGCCCGTCGCTGA
- a CDS encoding slipin family protein, whose product MDFSGLIAILVPAAIIFLIFISGVRIINEYENGVIFRLGRFVGLKRAGFRWVIPAIERMVVVDLRTVARDVPPQDVITKDNISVKVNAVVYFRVINSDKAVLQVEDYLYATSQMAQTTLRAIVGQVELDELLTDRERINREIQQVLDSHTDPWGIKVSNVEVKHIDIPGDMQRAIARQAEAERERRAKIIAAEGELQAAEKLSQAAELMSQNPATLQLRYLQTLVEIAGSGNNKHTVLPIPLDIIRSLGGIVPKG is encoded by the coding sequence ATGGATTTCTCCGGCTTGATCGCGATTCTCGTTCCCGCTGCGATCATCTTCCTCATCTTCATCTCGGGCGTGCGGATCATCAACGAATACGAAAATGGCGTGATCTTTCGTCTCGGGCGATTCGTCGGGCTGAAGCGCGCCGGTTTCCGCTGGGTCATCCCCGCCATCGAGCGGATGGTCGTGGTCGATCTGCGCACGGTCGCCAGGGACGTGCCGCCGCAGGACGTGATCACCAAGGACAACATCTCGGTGAAGGTGAACGCGGTGGTCTACTTCCGCGTGATCAACTCCGACAAGGCGGTGCTGCAGGTCGAGGACTACCTCTACGCGACCTCGCAGATGGCCCAGACCACCCTGCGGGCGATCGTCGGCCAGGTCGAGCTCGACGAGCTGCTCACCGATCGCGAGCGGATCAACCGGGAGATCCAGCAGGTCCTCGATTCGCACACCGACCCGTGGGGCATCAAGGTGTCGAACGTCGAGGTGAAGCACATCGACATCCCCGGCGACATGCAGCGCGCCATCGCCCGGCAGGCCGAGGCGGAGCGTGAGCGCCGCGCCAAGATCATCGCCGCGGAGGGCGAGCTGCAGGCTGCCGAGAAGCTCTCCCAGGCGGCGGAGCTCATGTCGCAGAACCCGGCGACCCTGCAGCTGCGCTACCTGCAGACGCTGGTCGAGATCGCCGGCTCGGGCAACAACAAGCACACCGTGCTGCCCATCCCCCTCGACATCATCCGCAGCCTCGGCGGCATCGTCCCCAAGGGCTGA
- the coaBC gene encoding bifunctional phosphopantothenoylcysteine decarboxylase/phosphopantothenate--cysteine ligase CoaBC: protein MARDNLQGPLSGKRIVFAFGGGIAAYKACHALRLFVHEGAEVRAAMTAAATRFVTPLTVQALSGGPVLTEVLEPSQEAQYGHLDLVRGADLVVIAPATANLIGAVRAGLGGDAVTTTLLAARCPVLLAPAMNVAMWANEIVQQNVEALRAIGRYHFVGPASGLLADGDVGAGRLAEPEEILEAARSLLAPRDLAGRRLVITAGPTREHLDPVRFLSNPSTGRMGYAVAVAARERGARVTLVTGPVELPAPSGVEVVRVVSAAEMLEATLRVVEGADAFIASAAVADQRPVVRAAQKVKKQPGTEDLLLERTPDILATVSARYSSRQERPVLVGFAAETERVEAHAREKLERKGLDLVVANDVSAPGSGFGTDTNQVLLVAAGGTDRLPLQSKRAVAGAVLDRVVALLGS from the coding sequence ATGGCTCGCGACAACCTGCAGGGACCGCTCTCCGGCAAGCGCATCGTCTTCGCCTTCGGCGGCGGCATCGCCGCCTACAAGGCCTGCCACGCCTTGCGCCTCTTCGTGCACGAGGGGGCCGAGGTCCGCGCGGCGATGACCGCTGCCGCCACCCGCTTCGTGACGCCGCTCACGGTGCAGGCGCTCTCGGGTGGGCCGGTGCTCACCGAGGTGCTCGAGCCTTCGCAGGAGGCGCAGTACGGGCACCTCGATCTGGTGCGCGGGGCGGACCTCGTGGTGATCGCGCCGGCGACCGCCAACCTGATCGGTGCGGTGCGCGCCGGCCTCGGCGGTGACGCGGTGACGACGACGCTGCTGGCGGCGCGGTGCCCGGTGCTGCTGGCGCCGGCGATGAACGTGGCGATGTGGGCCAACGAGATCGTGCAGCAGAACGTCGAGGCGCTGCGGGCGATCGGGCGCTACCACTTCGTCGGGCCTGCGTCGGGGCTGCTGGCGGACGGGGACGTCGGAGCGGGGCGGCTGGCGGAGCCGGAGGAGATCCTGGAGGCGGCTCGATCGCTGCTCGCGCCGCGGGACCTGGCGGGGCGCCGGCTGGTGATCACGGCGGGGCCGACGCGGGAGCACCTCGATCCGGTGCGCTTCCTCTCCAACCCGTCCACCGGGCGGATGGGCTATGCGGTCGCGGTGGCGGCGCGGGAACGCGGGGCACGGGTGACGCTGGTCACCGGGCCGGTGGAGCTCCCCGCGCCTTCCGGGGTCGAGGTGGTGCGGGTGGTGAGCGCTGCCGAGATGCTCGAGGCGACCTTGCGCGTGGTGGAGGGCGCGGATGCCTTCATCGCGTCGGCGGCGGTGGCCGATCAGCGGCCGGTGGTGCGGGCGGCGCAGAAGGTGAAGAAGCAGCCCGGCACCGAGGATCTTCTGCTGGAACGCACGCCGGACATCCTGGCGACGGTGAGCGCGCGCTACTCGTCGCGGCAGGAGCGGCCGGTGCTCGTGGGCTTCGCTGCGGAGACGGAGCGGGTCGAGGCGCACGCCCGGGAGAAGCTGGAGCGGAAGGGCCTCGACCTGGTGGTGGCGAACGACGTCTCCGCACCGGGGAGCGGCTTCGGCACCGACACCAACCAGGTGCTGCTGGTGGCGGCGGGCGGGACGGATCGGCTGCCCCTGCAGTCGAAGCGTGCGGTGGCCGGGGCCGTGCTCGATCGGGTGGTGGCGCTGCTGGGAAGCTGA
- a CDS encoding zinc dependent phospholipase C family protein gives MKKAPYALFLPVLGFLSLLLWPDDAHAWGPLSHLDFSTGALGQVSLLPAALRVLLAKCADDFLYGSLAADIIVGKNLARYAVHCHNWKVGWKVFDKAKGEPQQAFALGFLSHLAADTVAHNYYVPYKTVEGFPVRATGHAYWELRYDQKLDPKLWQTARRITAQSFRKHDEFLEEALCDSYVIPFGVSKRMFNQLLFAARMKKYQAMCAVVAAEKDHLPLTDEEVAETRQLAVSQILSMLAEGEKGRANDADPTGGRNLHFAVKLRQQLREASRRNELAPDDATEVLRQTRPAFREAIFGKLVLPEIPLRSEVSAAARAAVELAAEDTEGTSAAQIEAENIAREADDLP, from the coding sequence TTGAAGAAGGCGCCGTACGCCCTGTTTCTGCCCGTCCTCGGCTTTCTCTCGTTGTTGCTCTGGCCCGACGACGCCCACGCGTGGGGGCCCCTCTCCCACCTCGACTTCTCGACCGGCGCCTTGGGCCAGGTCTCGCTCCTGCCCGCGGCGCTTCGGGTGCTCCTCGCCAAGTGCGCGGACGACTTCCTCTACGGCTCCCTGGCTGCCGACATCATCGTCGGCAAGAACCTCGCCCGCTACGCGGTCCACTGCCACAACTGGAAGGTCGGCTGGAAGGTCTTCGACAAGGCGAAGGGCGAGCCGCAGCAGGCCTTCGCGCTCGGCTTCCTCTCCCACCTCGCGGCGGACACCGTCGCCCACAACTACTACGTGCCCTACAAGACCGTGGAAGGCTTCCCGGTCCGGGCCACCGGCCATGCCTACTGGGAGCTGCGCTACGACCAGAAGCTCGATCCGAAGCTCTGGCAGACCGCCCGGCGGATCACCGCGCAGTCGTTCCGCAAGCACGACGAATTCCTCGAAGAGGCCCTCTGCGATTCGTACGTCATCCCCTTCGGGGTCTCGAAGCGGATGTTCAACCAGCTCCTCTTCGCCGCGCGGATGAAGAAATACCAGGCGATGTGCGCCGTGGTCGCAGCCGAGAAGGATCACCTCCCGCTCACCGACGAGGAGGTGGCCGAGACCCGGCAGCTCGCCGTCTCGCAGATCCTCTCCATGCTCGCCGAGGGCGAGAAGGGCCGGGCCAACGACGCCGATCCCACCGGCGGGCGCAATCTCCACTTCGCCGTGAAGCTCCGCCAGCAGCTGCGCGAGGCTTCCCGCCGGAACGAGCTCGCGCCGGACGATGCGACCGAGGTGCTCCGGCAGACCCGCCCTGCCTTCCGGGAAGCGATCTTCGGCAAGCTCGTGCTCCCCGAGATCCCGCTGCGCTCCGAGGTCTCCGCCGCAGCGCGGGCCGCCGTGGAGCTCGCCGCCGAGGATACCGAGGGCACGTCCGCCGCCCAGATCGAGGCAGAGAACATCGCCCGCGAGGCGGACGACCTGCCCTGA
- a CDS encoding helix-turn-helix transcriptional regulator, whose translation MTRNERLYAITEYLRRRRTACTVEDLVRHFGVGERTIFRDLASLREQGVPIVGDPGRGGGLRLESTYSMPPLALSVDEAIHLWISLRLGSLVAPTPVGETLGGALDKIVGSLPAPKRGALEAILRRVVVGRPVPPERAAGAGPIDPGIFRICESAFVASQRLEIHYVDRHGAESQRVIEPHGLLVQLPLWYLIAWDPAKEGSRAFRLDRIRSVTQRTGTAFSPRDPRVLVREIEQHRVEVPEPARWRKPLR comes from the coding sequence ATGACTCGCAACGAGCGCCTCTACGCGATCACCGAATACCTGCGCCGGCGTCGCACCGCCTGCACGGTGGAGGATCTCGTCCGCCACTTCGGCGTGGGGGAGCGCACCATCTTCCGGGACCTCGCCAGCCTCCGCGAGCAGGGCGTGCCCATCGTCGGCGATCCGGGGCGCGGCGGCGGGCTGCGGCTCGAGAGCACCTACTCGATGCCGCCCCTGGCGCTTTCGGTCGACGAGGCGATCCACCTCTGGATCTCCCTGCGGCTGGGGAGCCTCGTGGCGCCGACGCCGGTGGGCGAGACCCTGGGCGGCGCCCTCGACAAGATCGTCGGCTCGCTGCCTGCGCCGAAGCGCGGGGCGCTGGAGGCGATCCTCCGGCGCGTGGTGGTCGGCAGGCCCGTGCCCCCGGAGCGGGCCGCCGGCGCCGGCCCCATCGACCCCGGGATCTTCCGGATCTGCGAGTCGGCATTCGTGGCGTCGCAGCGGCTGGAGATCCACTACGTCGACCGCCACGGGGCGGAGAGCCAGCGGGTGATCGAGCCACACGGGCTGCTGGTGCAACTGCCGCTCTGGTACCTGATCGCCTGGGACCCGGCCAAGGAGGGCTCCCGCGCCTTCCGGCTCGACCGCATCCGCTCGGTGACCCAGCGTACCGGCACCGCCTTCTCGCCGCGCGACCCCCGGGTTCTGGTCCGGGAGATCGAGCAGCACCGCGTCGAGGTCCCCGAGCCCGCCCGCTGGCGTAAGCCCTTGCGGTAG